In Novipirellula caenicola, a single window of DNA contains:
- a CDS encoding O-antigen ligase family protein has protein sequence MKSIVPLLIQISLWASACILAVLPCAVAIDYGGILPWAQWAASAAVLLAGVLALPSILDRDTQGGPRFHWLAILLLCWAAYGWFQTLPLPGFLTNLLSPGSAAAYTTWLAPVLGSQAETSSMHPISIDPAASRHAVAMLLVVATLAWTSASVFQNRRRLVLLMAGLAAGAAVHAALGIFHLVSPETDLLGMNAIDRGSHFAAFVNRNNAALLMNIGVGASMGVLAWRLSALIGTEVDDENFEVNDLISLASDRDSSIALISLVLCTAALLVCGSRGGLVSAIIGFTLALGWIRARRGTASIPVIIAVLAIAVALLIVPFNLDLTSLDRMELLSDRDDSTLLNDGRIPLWTDAMAAATTYLPAGSGLGTFADAHLTHLEKSSDGWAHHADNLWLEMFTEQGIPGLLFVAVMIVGIIRSLNKLNDSPDAVDHGLRVAGWYILGSLTVSQFFDMGLIIPANLIACAIFLPVASTRGYLVAPRSRDADFVRGEFDPYDDSDEYFDVDDASDTADEAADDIATEQDVSSDLDRSDDDAVQIEPAPIEPVTVSRKSRIRFQTKKTLSPSIAIAVIAVLPSVWALSVLQTDANADAVVRRTKALLAQRGTAPAQLETLISPLENLAQQTESPAVYRALSDLHFQLARYDEVVQANPKTAEQLRELYLQTAPAVRRLKWHAQNKPVTAHTTNHRLPEDATDDDTSNNDASEIASVTNSSLSRHYITALKNAEAELSVRPLSREARTSSLYLDFVYTDQDRTRAILQQLSKLYGTYSAALQQLAKLSLDSHEPELGVTYLRKLLERQPNQTPFALKLLESYPEISIASVVPPNTANYRAAAAYLITRPDPDQELLSQAFAGLACGESETIAERARCEELYADTAYVLGRYDDAFASYQKATELNSTNANLQLKHINRLREQDRIDDARVLARKARERFPDDRRFDAVIQQMAQQQLR, from the coding sequence ATGAAATCGATCGTCCCGCTACTAATTCAAATCTCGCTATGGGCGTCCGCCTGTATTCTGGCAGTGCTGCCATGCGCTGTCGCCATTGATTACGGCGGCATCCTGCCCTGGGCGCAATGGGCGGCCTCGGCTGCGGTTTTGCTAGCCGGGGTTTTGGCTTTACCCTCGATTTTGGATCGCGACACTCAAGGAGGCCCTCGCTTCCACTGGCTCGCCATCCTCCTACTTTGCTGGGCCGCGTACGGTTGGTTTCAAACGCTGCCGCTGCCTGGTTTCTTGACCAACCTGCTCAGCCCCGGATCGGCTGCCGCCTACACCACCTGGCTTGCACCTGTTTTGGGATCACAGGCCGAAACCTCGTCGATGCACCCGATCTCGATTGATCCGGCTGCATCGCGTCACGCTGTCGCGATGTTATTGGTTGTCGCAACCCTCGCCTGGACCTCCGCCTCGGTCTTCCAGAACCGCAGGCGTTTAGTGTTGTTGATGGCTGGGCTCGCTGCCGGCGCCGCCGTGCACGCAGCCTTGGGCATATTTCATCTCGTCAGCCCCGAGACCGACCTGCTTGGCATGAATGCGATTGATCGCGGATCTCATTTTGCCGCATTCGTCAATCGCAACAATGCGGCGTTGCTGATGAATATCGGCGTCGGTGCCAGCATGGGAGTGCTCGCTTGGCGATTATCCGCTTTGATCGGCACCGAAGTGGATGATGAAAATTTCGAAGTCAACGACCTGATCTCATTAGCCAGCGATCGAGACTCTAGTATCGCCTTGATCAGCTTGGTACTGTGCACCGCTGCATTGCTTGTTTGTGGATCTCGAGGCGGATTGGTCAGTGCGATCATCGGATTCACGCTTGCGCTCGGATGGATCCGGGCTCGCCGCGGCACCGCTAGCATCCCGGTCATCATTGCCGTGCTGGCGATCGCTGTCGCCCTGTTGATCGTCCCGTTCAATCTTGATCTGACGTCGTTGGATCGCATGGAGCTGCTGTCCGATCGCGATGATTCGACACTGCTCAATGATGGGCGAATACCGCTTTGGACTGACGCCATGGCGGCAGCAACCACCTACCTGCCGGCCGGCAGCGGATTGGGTACGTTCGCCGATGCGCATCTAACCCATCTCGAAAAAAGCAGCGACGGATGGGCGCACCATGCTGACAATTTGTGGTTAGAAATGTTTACCGAGCAAGGCATTCCCGGACTGCTATTCGTCGCGGTTATGATCGTCGGTATCATCCGCTCGCTAAACAAACTAAACGACTCACCGGATGCCGTCGACCATGGACTGCGAGTCGCCGGTTGGTACATTCTAGGCTCGCTGACCGTTTCGCAATTTTTCGACATGGGATTGATCATCCCCGCCAACCTGATTGCCTGTGCGATCTTCTTGCCCGTCGCGTCGACACGAGGTTACCTCGTTGCACCGAGATCCCGCGACGCTGATTTCGTGCGAGGTGAATTCGACCCGTACGATGATTCGGACGAGTACTTTGATGTCGACGACGCCAGCGATACCGCAGATGAAGCGGCCGATGACATCGCAACCGAACAAGATGTCTCGAGCGATCTCGATCGATCCGACGACGATGCAGTCCAGATCGAACCGGCACCAATTGAACCAGTGACGGTGTCTCGCAAGTCACGAATCCGTTTCCAAACCAAGAAAACGCTTTCTCCTTCGATCGCCATAGCCGTGATCGCCGTACTTCCAAGCGTTTGGGCGCTCAGTGTATTGCAAACGGATGCCAATGCGGACGCCGTCGTTCGCCGCACCAAAGCACTGCTTGCACAACGAGGAACCGCCCCCGCACAGCTCGAAACGCTGATCTCACCGCTTGAGAACCTTGCCCAACAAACGGAATCGCCCGCAGTCTATCGAGCTCTCAGCGACTTGCATTTCCAACTCGCTCGTTACGACGAAGTGGTGCAAGCGAACCCGAAAACTGCGGAGCAGCTTCGCGAACTGTATTTGCAAACCGCCCCAGCGGTCCGGCGTTTAAAATGGCATGCTCAAAACAAACCGGTCACCGCGCATACGACGAACCACCGTTTGCCAGAGGACGCAACAGACGACGACACGTCAAACAATGATGCATCCGAGATCGCGTCGGTGACAAATTCATCGCTGTCACGTCATTACATCACGGCATTAAAAAACGCCGAAGCCGAGCTTTCCGTCCGCCCGCTGTCGCGTGAAGCCCGTACGTCCAGCTTGTATTTGGATTTCGTCTACACCGATCAAGACCGCACGCGAGCGATCCTGCAGCAGCTTAGCAAGCTGTACGGCACGTACTCCGCCGCATTACAACAACTCGCCAAACTTTCGCTCGACAGTCACGAACCCGAGCTTGGAGTGACCTATTTGCGAAAACTACTAGAGCGGCAACCCAATCAAACCCCGTTCGCGCTCAAGTTGCTTGAGTCCTACCCCGAAATCTCGATTGCTAGTGTCGTGCCACCCAACACGGCCAATTACCGTGCCGCTGCGGCATACCTGATCACACGTCCTGATCCTGACCAGGAGTTGTTGTCCCAAGCGTTTGCCGGGCTCGCCTGCGGCGAAAGCGAAACGATTGCCGAACGCGCCCGTTGTGAAGAACTGTATGCCGACACGGCCTATGTCTTGGGGCGATACGATGACGCATTCGCGTCGTATCAAAAAGCGACCGAGCTGAATTCGACCAATGCGAACCTACAGCTGAAGCACATCAACCGACTGAGAGAGCAGGACCGCATCGACGACGCCCGGGTTCTGGCGAGAAAAGCACGCGAGCGTTTCCCCGATGACCGTCGCTTCGACGCCGTCATCCAACAAATGGCCCAGCAACAGCTCCGCTAG
- the mqnE gene encoding aminofutalosine synthase MqnE, translating to MITQEREARFREIRDKVEAEERLTLDDGIFLYDPQVSLGAVGELANLVRERKNGNVGYFNINTHLNPTNVCVYRCRFCAFRSDLRDPKGYVMSDEQILQRGQEATENGCTEMHIVGGLHHQKPYEWYRHLIELLHDHYPQIHLKGWTAVEINWFEFQTKKSVRWVLEDLRDAGLGSMPGGGAEIFHPEVRDQLCEHKANTHAWLDIHRTAHQIGLRTNCTMLYGHVEKAYHRIDHLIRLRDLQDETGGFQVFIPLAFHPENTKLSDIKKPSAIMDLRTMAISRLMLDNIQHIKAYWIMLGVETAQTALAYGADDIDGTVRHELIYHDAGATTPQCLSVDKIRDLISEAGRDPVERDTIYRQVHRDPNDYTKWTPGESVEQLAVGS from the coding sequence ATGATCACTCAAGAACGCGAAGCACGATTTCGAGAAATCCGCGACAAAGTCGAAGCGGAAGAGCGACTGACGCTTGATGACGGCATTTTTCTGTACGATCCCCAAGTCTCGCTCGGGGCCGTAGGCGAACTGGCCAACTTGGTTCGCGAACGCAAAAACGGGAACGTCGGCTACTTCAACATCAACACGCATCTAAACCCCACCAACGTGTGCGTGTATCGATGTCGGTTCTGTGCGTTTCGCAGCGATTTGCGAGACCCCAAAGGGTACGTGATGAGCGATGAACAGATCCTGCAGCGGGGCCAGGAAGCGACCGAAAACGGTTGTACCGAAATGCACATCGTTGGCGGACTGCACCACCAAAAACCGTACGAGTGGTATCGTCATCTGATCGAATTGCTGCACGACCATTACCCGCAAATCCACCTGAAGGGCTGGACGGCGGTGGAGATCAATTGGTTTGAATTCCAGACCAAGAAATCAGTCCGCTGGGTTCTAGAGGACTTGCGAGACGCGGGACTGGGCAGCATGCCCGGTGGCGGTGCCGAGATTTTTCATCCCGAGGTGCGTGATCAATTGTGCGAACACAAGGCAAACACACATGCTTGGTTGGACATCCACCGCACAGCGCACCAGATCGGCCTACGCACCAATTGCACCATGCTGTACGGACACGTGGAAAAGGCCTATCACCGCATCGATCACTTGATCCGGTTGCGAGACTTGCAAGACGAAACAGGCGGTTTCCAAGTTTTCATTCCGCTAGCATTTCATCCTGAAAATACGAAATTGTCGGACATCAAAAAGCCATCGGCGATCATGGATTTGCGAACGATGGCGATCAGTCGACTGATGTTGGACAACATCCAACACATCAAGGCGTACTGGATCATGCTGGGGGTCGAAACCGCCCAAACCGCACTGGCCTACGGGGCCGACGATATCGACGGCACCGTTCGTCACGAATTGATCTACCACGACGCCGGTGCAACCACACCACAATGCTTGTCCGTGGACAAGATCCGTGACTTGATCAGCGAAGCGGGCAGAGATCCGGTCGAACGAGACACGATCTATCGACAAGTCCACCGCGACCCGAACGACTACACCAAGTGGACTCCCGGCGAATCGGTGGAACAGCTCGCAGTGGGTAGCTAG
- a CDS encoding UbiA-like polyprenyltransferase, translated as MNISHWFGLIRFSHTVFALPFAALATVMAFSMPLASGELPSFRWRDIVGILLCMVFARSAAMAFNRLVDHNIDARNPRTENRHLPAGVLTRSSVWAFTIACSIGFVASTALFLPNRLPLYASIPVLMFLCGYSLAKRFTAAAHLWLGVALSLSPICAWVAIRGGEVTSSPSDLLAPLILAAAVAAWVAGFDIIYACQDAAFDAEAGLHSIPAKFGIAGALKMAAAFHVLMLGLLCLLPTFAQNTGLGSVFGGVLAIVAVMVLWQHWLVRPDDLNRVNQAFFNTNAAISLTLLVAGTLDCIWL; from the coding sequence ATGAACATCTCACATTGGTTCGGACTGATTCGATTCAGCCACACCGTGTTCGCGTTGCCGTTTGCCGCGTTGGCAACCGTGATGGCGTTTTCGATGCCGCTCGCTTCGGGCGAACTCCCATCGTTTCGCTGGCGAGACATTGTGGGGATTTTGCTGTGCATGGTGTTTGCTCGTAGCGCCGCGATGGCCTTCAACCGACTGGTCGATCACAACATCGATGCACGAAACCCCCGCACTGAAAATCGCCATTTGCCTGCGGGAGTGTTGACTCGCAGCAGCGTGTGGGCGTTTACGATCGCCTGCTCGATAGGCTTTGTCGCGTCTACCGCGTTGTTTTTGCCCAATCGTTTGCCGCTGTATGCGTCGATTCCGGTCCTGATGTTCTTGTGCGGATACAGTCTAGCTAAACGCTTCACCGCCGCCGCTCATCTTTGGCTCGGCGTTGCGCTCAGCCTTTCCCCGATTTGTGCTTGGGTCGCGATCCGCGGTGGCGAAGTGACCTCCAGCCCCAGCGACTTGCTCGCCCCGCTAATTCTTGCCGCCGCAGTAGCCGCTTGGGTTGCCGGATTCGACATCATCTATGCATGCCAAGATGCCGCGTTTGATGCAGAGGCGGGGCTGCACAGCATCCCGGCAAAATTTGGAATTGCGGGCGCGTTGAAAATGGCGGCCGCGTTCCATGTCTTGATGCTCGGGCTGCTCTGTTTGCTGCCTACTTTTGCGCAAAACACCGGACTCGGAAGCGTGTTCGGAGGCGTTTTGGCCATCGTAGCCGTGATGGTGTTATGGCAACACTGGCTCGTCCGACCTGATGATTTGAATCGGGTCAATCAAGCATTTTTCAACACCAATGCCGCCATCAGTTTAACGTTACTCGTCGCCGGAACACTCGATTGCATCTGGCTTTAA
- a CDS encoding flavin prenyltransferase UbiX encodes MTGASGAIYGVRLLQILAHSGYEVHVTISPSGAAVIKQELGVTVDIQDADVAELLTLSPAWSSAVIEATDANMLSRIHYHRYDDYFTPIASGSFRTRAMVVCPCSGSTLSGIARAAGSNLIQRAAEVHLKEHRKLVLVPRETPLSVLQLENMHRLAAAGAVILPAMPGWYHGVKSLDSLVDFIVSRIMDQIGADNALIQRWGES; translated from the coding sequence ATGACTGGCGCGAGTGGTGCCATCTATGGCGTCCGCTTGTTGCAAATCCTCGCACACTCTGGTTACGAAGTGCACGTCACGATCAGCCCCAGTGGTGCGGCGGTGATCAAACAGGAACTCGGCGTGACCGTCGACATTCAAGATGCTGATGTCGCGGAACTGCTGACGCTTTCCCCAGCTTGGTCCAGCGCGGTGATCGAGGCAACCGACGCCAACATGCTTTCGCGAATCCATTACCACCGTTACGACGACTATTTCACTCCGATCGCCAGCGGATCGTTTCGCACCCGAGCGATGGTGGTGTGTCCATGCAGCGGCAGCACGCTCAGCGGGATCGCTCGCGCGGCCGGGTCGAATTTGATCCAGCGTGCGGCAGAGGTGCATTTGAAAGAACATCGAAAACTGGTCCTTGTACCGCGAGAAACACCGCTCAGTGTATTGCAACTGGAAAACATGCACCGCTTGGCCGCAGCCGGCGCGGTGATCTTGCCCGCGATGCCCGGTTGGTACCACGGCGTCAAGTCGCTGGATTCGTTGGTCGATTTCATCGTCAGCCGTATCATGGACCAAATCGGAGCCGACAACGCGTTGATCCAGCGGTGGGGAGAATCATGA
- the ubiE gene encoding bifunctional demethylmenaquinone methyltransferase/2-methoxy-6-polyprenyl-1,4-benzoquinol methylase UbiE: MVVTEHETPPTENSDAVPPLVDKSGSRVREMFRQIAPRYDAMNHLLSLSIDRYWRWRTVRILKLNSAAPVLDTCTGTGDLALAIAKKAPKNVRVVGSDFCHAMLEIAIRKRRPGTSSESIEFIEADSQSLPFPDDHFQCVTVAFGLRNVTDTDQGLREMTRVCTPGGQVVVLEFSQPRMIGLRQAYGFYFRNVLPRIGQLFARNDKSAYKYLPESVGQFPDGQALAERMMAAGLTEVKFTPMTFGVATIYQGTKPYQGTRPPEAESTE; the protein is encoded by the coding sequence ATGGTCGTCACCGAACACGAAACACCTCCCACCGAAAATTCGGACGCTGTGCCCCCGCTGGTCGACAAAAGCGGCTCGCGGGTGCGGGAGATGTTTCGTCAAATCGCACCTCGCTATGACGCGATGAATCACCTGCTGTCGCTCAGCATTGACCGCTATTGGCGGTGGCGAACCGTGCGAATTTTGAAACTCAATTCGGCTGCCCCCGTGCTGGACACCTGTACCGGCACCGGCGATCTTGCCCTCGCAATCGCCAAGAAGGCTCCGAAAAACGTCCGAGTCGTTGGCAGCGATTTCTGCCACGCGATGCTCGAGATCGCGATTCGCAAGCGCCGCCCAGGAACGAGTAGCGAATCGATCGAGTTTATCGAGGCCGATTCACAATCGCTACCGTTTCCCGATGACCACTTCCAATGTGTTACGGTTGCCTTCGGACTTCGCAACGTCACCGATACCGATCAAGGCCTTCGTGAGATGACTCGCGTCTGTACTCCAGGCGGCCAAGTCGTGGTGTTGGAGTTTTCGCAGCCGCGGATGATCGGGCTGCGGCAAGCCTACGGATTCTACTTTCGCAACGTGCTGCCTCGGATCGGACAACTGTTCGCTCGCAACGATAAATCGGCCTACAAGTATCTGCCGGAGTCGGTCGGCCAATTCCCTGATGGACAAGCCCTCGCCGAACGCATGATGGCCGCCGGATTGACCGAGGTGAAGTTCACTCCGATGACATTTGGTGTCGCCACGATTTACCAAGGCACCAAACCCTACCAAGGCACCAGGCCGCCGGAAGCGGAGTCAACCGAGTGA
- a CDS encoding HAD family hydrolase, translated as MRTLLFDIDGTLLLTNRGGQGALEIALQQEFDLPGATADVHYAGRTDRGILDELLVLNGLEPTESNRERLQNRYISLLPQMLQQRGGTVLPGVVELLERLAKDARVCVSVMTGNLVETAHHKLDHFGLRHYVRWIVGGDRDVHRDDLARRAREVIRSEAGEQACERIMVIGDTPADIRCGHAIGATVVAVCTGGYSREMLELENPLLVVDDLSDLVKLLPVLVGEAGD; from the coding sequence ATGCGAACCCTGCTATTCGATATCGACGGAACGCTGTTGCTAACGAACCGCGGCGGGCAAGGAGCATTGGAAATTGCACTTCAGCAGGAATTCGATTTGCCCGGCGCCACCGCGGACGTGCATTATGCGGGACGAACCGACCGAGGAATTTTGGATGAGTTGCTGGTTTTGAACGGTTTAGAGCCTACCGAGTCCAATCGAGAACGGTTGCAGAATCGTTATATCTCGCTACTACCGCAGATGTTACAGCAGCGAGGCGGTACGGTGCTGCCGGGCGTCGTCGAGTTGTTGGAACGATTGGCGAAGGATGCACGAGTCTGCGTTAGCGTGATGACAGGCAATCTGGTCGAGACGGCACATCACAAACTGGATCATTTTGGTCTGCGGCACTACGTTCGCTGGATTGTCGGCGGCGATCGTGACGTGCATCGCGACGATTTGGCTCGTCGGGCCCGGGAAGTGATTCGTAGCGAGGCGGGCGAGCAGGCGTGTGAGCGAATCATGGTGATCGGCGATACTCCGGCCGATATTCGTTGCGGGCATGCGATCGGAGCCACTGTGGTCGCAGTTTGCACGGGCGGTTACTCTCGTGAAATGCTTGAGTTGGAGAACCCGCTCTTGGTCGTTGACGATTTGTCCGACTTAGTGAAATTATTGCCGGTCTTGGTCGGGGAAGCTGGCGATTGA
- a CDS encoding BamA/OMP85 family outer membrane protein: MSTKFQQFSSDEVVRMMHTIETTARPIACLIGVVAFATSFTGCNQLATQSPFAANPLASHSAADSASPHSASPHAAVNRSAVNHPATTSTSASPSAAATQLASTPASPATSELVPGPGDSDRYVARQYPSTPPYTPPSSGYTAPNNYQPPSSYSAPPSLSAPSQTYNGGSAYGAPATTSPATPYTAPAYPDTTFAPPSNTFPGAGYPDSGTLLPYGADPYASAPSSVPMPTVREADLIINGFPARTGRIMLGGAVNSDAGVTGQITVDERNFDIMRWPRSFQDLFSGTAFRGAGQTFRIEAAPGSDYDRYTINFADPNLFGYKPVSMSVSGFLVDRSFNDWDEERLGGRLSFGYRITPDLSISLGISGQSVEVTNPSVRGVAPLEAVLSDNVGRNELYSGSLSLKHDTRDSPIQSSQGHYFEFSFEEAFGDFDYARIETEYRKYWLIAQRADGSGKQTLSYSNQLGFSGENTPLFENFFAGGYATMRGFDFRGASPVIASANGNVEVGGRFKFLNTVEYMFPITADDAFKGVAFVDFGTVESDVELHSDSFRVAPGMGLRVAIPMLGPAPLAFDFAYPVSKAPTDDTQVFSFYMSLIR; this comes from the coding sequence ATGTCTACTAAGTTTCAACAGTTCTCTTCCGATGAAGTCGTCCGCATGATGCACACGATTGAAACAACAGCACGACCCATTGCGTGCTTGATCGGTGTCGTCGCGTTTGCGACGTCATTCACCGGTTGCAACCAACTCGCGACGCAATCACCTTTCGCCGCCAATCCGCTCGCATCCCACTCAGCGGCGGATTCAGCATCGCCTCATTCAGCATCGCCCCATGCTGCGGTGAATCGTTCGGCGGTGAATCATCCTGCGACGACTTCGACTTCGGCGTCCCCATCGGCCGCTGCAACACAACTTGCGTCCACACCAGCATCGCCAGCCACCAGCGAGCTGGTTCCAGGCCCAGGCGACAGTGATCGATACGTCGCTCGGCAATACCCCAGCACACCACCCTACACACCGCCATCCAGCGGATACACCGCACCCAACAACTACCAACCTCCTAGCAGCTATTCGGCTCCGCCGTCGTTGTCGGCTCCCTCGCAGACCTACAACGGTGGCAGTGCATACGGGGCGCCCGCGACGACGTCGCCGGCGACTCCCTACACTGCCCCCGCCTATCCCGATACGACTTTTGCGCCACCATCGAACACCTTTCCCGGCGCTGGGTATCCAGACAGCGGCACGTTGTTACCGTATGGGGCCGACCCGTACGCGAGTGCTCCGTCGAGTGTGCCGATGCCGACGGTTCGCGAAGCGGACTTGATCATCAACGGATTTCCGGCACGAACCGGACGAATCATGCTTGGAGGTGCAGTCAACAGCGACGCTGGCGTGACAGGACAAATCACCGTCGATGAACGCAACTTCGACATCATGCGGTGGCCTCGTTCGTTTCAAGACTTGTTTAGCGGCACTGCGTTCCGAGGCGCCGGACAAACGTTTCGTATCGAAGCCGCCCCAGGTAGCGATTACGACCGTTACACCATCAACTTTGCCGACCCCAACTTGTTCGGTTACAAACCGGTCAGCATGTCGGTCAGTGGGTTCTTGGTCGACCGCAGTTTTAATGACTGGGACGAAGAACGTCTCGGCGGGCGTTTGAGTTTCGGCTACCGCATCACACCGGACCTCTCGATTTCGCTTGGCATCAGTGGCCAGAGCGTCGAGGTCACCAACCCCAGCGTACGTGGCGTGGCGCCGCTGGAAGCCGTTTTAAGTGACAACGTCGGACGCAACGAATTGTATTCGGGCTCGCTATCGTTAAAACATGACACTCGCGACAGTCCGATTCAATCGAGTCAAGGACACTATTTCGAATTCAGTTTTGAAGAAGCCTTTGGTGACTTTGATTACGCTCGTATCGAAACCGAATATCGCAAGTACTGGTTGATCGCGCAGCGGGCCGACGGCAGCGGCAAGCAAACGCTGTCGTACTCGAACCAGCTTGGTTTCAGTGGCGAAAACACACCGCTATTCGAAAACTTCTTCGCAGGCGGCTACGCCACGATGCGAGGTTTTGATTTCCGTGGTGCAAGTCCGGTCATTGCCAGTGCCAATGGGAATGTCGAAGTCGGAGGCCGGTTCAAGTTCTTGAACACCGTCGAGTACATGTTCCCAATCACCGCCGACGACGCGTTCAAAGGCGTCGCCTTTGTCGACTTTGGAACGGTCGAATCGGACGTCGAACTGCACAGCGATTCGTTCCGGGTCGCACCCGGTATGGGACTTCGCGTCGCGATTCCGATGCTCGGCCCCGCCCCCTTGGCATTCGACTTTGCCTACCCCGTCAGCAAGGCCCCGACGGACGACACGCAGGTCTTCAGCTTCTACATGAGCCTGATCCGCTAG
- a CDS encoding BamA/OMP85 family outer membrane protein — protein MTARTTRRALCCSAAQSVSLTVLIIVAFSPTLATAQMGGGGGFGGGQGGASAPGPDTRPKFRDHVRSRDGLAIHREKGDAIVLDVTVRGNKAIGTHLIMQKIETRKDRFYDYETVLGDVRRLNDMGSFDHVTFKLDERPEGVAVTYFVHERPVITKVVFHGHRAFNNRELRNRAGVQANDPLSEFSVESARRRLIDYYLEEGFNQVAVDAQIGFGTDPGVVIFRMNEGPKERIADITIKGNTIVNEARLKKIIASRGPTAGVLSYIGNTANLAKIDNDVNVLASYYHNLGFLTATVGRRLHYDESGKWLYVTFVVNEGPRFKVNDVKIVGNQFITEESLRKRLELKAGDMFDGTLMRRDIGEITYGYGELGFIYAEVEPKTVMRDEANTVDLVYEVTEGDIWKVGRILVNIEGEPHLMRESTMLNMVDLREGDIIDRRSLELNRRRIERSQLLETNPQIADAPDIKVVPTDREVDDVY, from the coding sequence ATGACTGCTCGAACGACTCGACGCGCTCTTTGCTGTAGTGCCGCCCAATCGGTTTCGCTAACCGTGCTGATCATCGTTGCGTTTTCGCCGACGTTGGCCACTGCGCAGATGGGTGGCGGAGGCGGTTTCGGAGGCGGCCAAGGCGGCGCAAGTGCTCCCGGGCCCGATACACGTCCCAAATTTCGTGATCATGTTCGCAGCCGTGATGGGCTGGCGATCCATCGCGAAAAAGGGGACGCGATCGTGTTGGATGTCACCGTGCGTGGCAACAAAGCGATCGGCACCCACTTGATCATGCAAAAGATCGAAACGCGAAAAGATCGCTTCTACGACTACGAAACCGTGCTCGGTGACGTGCGACGTCTAAACGACATGGGCTCGTTTGATCATGTCACCTTCAAATTGGATGAACGCCCCGAAGGCGTCGCGGTCACCTATTTCGTGCACGAGCGGCCGGTGATCACCAAAGTGGTCTTTCACGGCCACCGAGCGTTTAATAACCGCGAACTTCGCAATCGTGCTGGCGTCCAAGCCAACGATCCGCTGAGCGAATTTTCTGTCGAATCCGCTCGCCGCCGCCTAATCGATTACTACCTCGAAGAAGGTTTCAATCAAGTTGCCGTCGATGCACAGATCGGCTTTGGCACCGATCCAGGCGTCGTGATTTTCCGCATGAATGAAGGTCCCAAAGAACGGATTGCCGACATCACGATCAAAGGCAATACGATTGTCAACGAAGCCCGATTGAAAAAAATCATCGCCAGCCGTGGACCAACGGCCGGCGTCTTGTCGTACATCGGTAACACCGCCAACCTCGCCAAAATTGACAATGACGTCAACGTGTTGGCGTCTTACTACCACAACCTCGGTTTCTTGACCGCCACGGTTGGTCGACGACTGCACTATGACGAATCCGGCAAATGGTTGTACGTCACCTTTGTGGTCAACGAAGGGCCTCGGTTCAAAGTCAACGATGTGAAGATCGTGGGCAACCAATTCATTACCGAAGAATCGCTTCGCAAACGATTGGAACTAAAAGCCGGTGACATGTTTGATGGCACGCTGATGCGTCGCGATATCGGCGAGATCACCTATGGCTATGGCGAACTTGGGTTTATCTATGCTGAAGTCGAACCGAAAACCGTGATGCGAGACGAAGCCAACACGGTCGACTTGGTATACGAAGTGACCGAAGGTGACATTTGGAAAGTCGGCCGCATCTTGGTCAACATCGAAGGCGAACCGCACCTGATGCGTGAGTCGACGATGCTGAACATGGTCGATCTTCGCGAAGGAGACATCATTGACCGTCGCTCGCTAGAACTAAATCGCCGTCGCATTGAACGCAGTCAATTGCTAGAAACCAATCCTCAAATCGCCGACGCCCCCGACATCAAGGTCGTTCCGACCGATCGTGAGGTCGACGATGTCTACTAA
- a CDS encoding endonuclease domain-containing protein → MASGRDRIARARALRNSQTRAEGLLWSLLRSKQLCGLKFRRQHPVDPYLLDIACLSHHLDVELDGEYHDQIAEGDLKRQRYLEALGWKVICFQNEDVLEDAESVLRAIARELGITYLFHKRTRSRSGNRSENSPGLRNPKR, encoded by the coding sequence ATGGCTTCTGGTCGTGATCGCATCGCCCGCGCACGGGCGCTTCGCAACTCGCAGACGCGAGCGGAAGGGCTTCTGTGGAGCTTGCTTCGCTCAAAACAACTCTGCGGTTTGAAGTTTCGCCGCCAACATCCGGTCGACCCCTATTTACTGGACATTGCTTGCCTCAGTCACCATCTCGACGTGGAACTCGATGGGGAGTATCACGACCAGATTGCCGAAGGCGATTTGAAACGGCAACGATATTTAGAGGCGTTAGGTTGGAAGGTGATCTGTTTCCAAAACGAAGACGTGTTGGAGGACGCCGAGTCGGTATTGCGAGCGATCGCAAGAGAACTGGGGATCACGTATTTGTTTCACAAGCGAACACGAAGTCGCTCCGGAAATAGAAGCGAAAATAGTCCCGGACTGAGGAACCCGAAACGGTGA